The proteins below are encoded in one region of Apium graveolens cultivar Ventura chromosome 4, ASM990537v1, whole genome shotgun sequence:
- the LOC141719005 gene encoding uncharacterized protein LOC141719005: MEVYQINDLTKCRLLAATLRDNAHQWFKRLPANSNRSWRQMSEMFLSQFRASVAYAPPTNTLANIKQKDNETLNEYLKHFNDEVPKVRKASEETYKNFLIARVKPGTDFWKELQRREPRTLVAFYAKAEPHKVVEGSLAKLKRDNNPGGSGNWGKHKMNRSYSPKGRGYACRTSYGMTPYSGNQTEKSENDDKKAPITVNTAGSQRSASYKYPAKREAARYTKYTPVTAPIGHILEVGGKSGIFRKPARNGPPGRKDMARYCAFHDTNGHEMAECRHLKDHIEDLIRKGFLTEFVVEEAKRYKDDKAGKEGEKGNPERPVRAKSIHTC; this comes from the coding sequence ATGGAGGTGTACCAAATTAATGACTTGACTAAGTGTCGTCTACTGGCTGCTACACTAAGGGATAACGCCCACCAGTGGTTTAAGAGGCTTCCAGCTAACTCAAACAGGTCCTGGAGGCAAATGAGCGAAATGTTCCTTTCCCAATTCCGGGCATCGGTAGCATACGCCCCACCTACCAATACGCTGGCGAATATCAAGCAAAAGGATAATGAGACTTTGAATGAGTACCTGAAGCATTTTAACGACGAAGTACCCAAAGTGAGGAAAGCCTCAGAAGAGACTTATAAGAATTTTTTGATAGCCAGGGTTAAGCCAGGAACGGATTTCTGGAAAGAACTTCAGCGGCGAGAGCCAAGGACCCTAGTAGCCTTCTATGCCAAGGCAGAGCCCCACAAGGTGGTGGAGGGATCTCTGGCTAAACTCAAAAGGGACAATAACCCAGGAGGCTCGGGAAATTGGGGTAAACATAAAATGAATAGATCCTATAGCCCCAAAGGAAGGGGGTATGCTTGTAGAACCTCATATGGGATGACCCCGTATAGTGGAAACCAGACGGAGAAGTCAGAAAATGATGATAAGAAAGCCCCAATTACGGTGAATACCGCTGGCTCTCAAAGGAGCGCAAGTTATAAATATCCCGCCAAAAGAGAGGCTGCTAGGTATACGAAGTATACCCCCGTAACTGCCCCAATAGGGCATATCCTTGAAGTTGGGGGAAAAAGTGGCATTTTCCGTAAACCAGCCCGAAATGGGCCTCCTGGAAGGAAGGATATGGCTCGATATTGTGCTTTCCATGATACTAATGGACATGAGATGGCGGAATGTCGTCATTTGAAGGACCACATAGAGGATCTGATCAGAAAAGGGTTTCTAACAGAATTTGTAGTTGAAGAAGCTAAAAGATATAAAGATGATAAGGCTGGAAAGGAAGGGGAAAAAGGAAATCCCGAGAGACCCGTAAGGGCCAAAAGCATCCatacttgttag
- the LOC141719006 gene encoding uncharacterized protein LOC141719006, which translates to MLVKSKVARDHVIHLSEMFDILRQFRMKLNPQKCVFGVESGKFLGFIVNHRGIEANPAKIKALLEMRSLRNVREVQSLTGRIAALNRFVSKSSDKCKEFFSVIKKGKNFEWTAECEEAFTKIKEQLGNPPLLSKPLEGETLLLYLAVSDYSISAVLVREDEQVQYPVYYVSKRLLDAETRYTNMEKLAYALILASRKLRPYFQAHRVEVRTSFPLRQVTHKPEASGKMMKWAVELGQFDVEYKPRTAIKGQALTDFFLEFPSSCEVSGNECATESTPMEIPMENCSPWWTLYVNGAVNGNGAGSGIVLVNPEGHKLQSSIHFGFKATNNDAEYEALIAGLKLALEMKVENLNVFSDSMLVAGHIKGGFQARGPRTDLYMRNAQKLMGKFKEVNLEQIPRAQNADADALAKLGSQREATLLGVIPLEIQKQPSIFHAEVMGVEIQREESWVTPILVYITKGTLPADKDEARRVKYRAARYVIYNENLYKRGFNRPLLR; encoded by the coding sequence ATGTTAGTAAAGTCGAAGGTGGCAAGGGATCATGTAATACACCTTTCAGAGATGTTTGACATATTAAGACAATTCAGGATGAAGCTAAACCCCCAGAAGTGCGTATTCGGGGTAGAGTCGGGGAAATTCTTGGGATTCATAGTGAACCACAGGGGTATTGAGGCAAACCCCGCTAAAATCAAGGCGCTATTAGAAATGAGATCCCTTCGGAACGTTCGAGAGGTGCAGAGCCTTACGGGGAGGATAGCGGCCTTAAACCGATTTGTCTCTAAGTCATCGGACAAATGCAAGGAGTTTTTCTCAGTTATAAAAAAGGGAAAGAACTTCGAGTGGACAGCCGAATGTGAAGAGGCCTTCACCAAAATCAAGGAACAGCTAGGAAATCCCCCGTTGTTGTCTAAGCCCTTGGAGGGAGAAACCCTACTGCTGTACTTAGCTGTCTCAGACTATTCAATCAGTGCAGTATTGGTCCGGGAAGATGAGCAGGTGCAATACCCTGTCTATTACGTGAGTAAGAGACTATTGGACGCTGAGACCCGGTACACGAATATGGAAAAATTGGCCTATGCCCTAATTTTAGCCTCAAGGAAGTTGAGGCCGTATTTTCAAGCACATCGGGTGGAAGTCAGAACTTCATTTCCCCTAAGGCAGGTTACGCACAAACCTGAAGCTTCGGGAAAGATGATGAAATGGGCTGTCGAGCTGGGGCAATTTGATGTGGAGTATAAGCCCAGAACTGCTATTAAGGGGCAAGCTTTGACCGATTTCTTCCTGGAATTCCCCTCTTCGTGTGAGGTAAGTGGGAATGAATGCGCCACTGAATCAACACCTATGGAAATCCCCATGGAAAACTGCTCACCTTGGTGGACTTTATATGTTAATGGGGCTGTGAATGGGAATGGAGCAGGCTCGGGTATAGTGCTGGTTAACCCTGAAGGGCATAAGCTCCAAAGTTCTATTCACTTTGGCTTCAAGGCAACCAATAACGATGCTGAATACGAGGCACTAATAGCAGGATTAAAGTTGGCCCTCGAGATGAAGGTTGAGAATCTCAATGTGTTTAGTGATTCGATGCTAGTGGCCGGACATATAAAAGGAGGCTTTCAGGCTAGAGGCCCCCGTACCGACTTATATATGAGGAATGCACAAAAGCTGATGGGTAAATTTAAGGAAGTCAACCTGGAACAAATTCCCCGTGCACAAAATGCGGATGCAGATGCCTTGGCCAAACTAGGATCTCAAAGGGAGGCTACACTGTTGGGAGTAATACCCCTGGAGATCCAAAAGCAGCCTAGTATCTTTCATGCTGAGGTCATGGGGGTAGAAATCCAAAGGGAAGAGTCGTGGGTCACTCCCATTTTGGTCTATATCACAAAAGGAACACTCCCTGCGGACAAAGATGAGGCTAGGAGGGTTAAGTACAGGGCAGCAAGGTATGTTATCTACAATGAAAATCTGTACAAAAGGGGTTTTAATAGGCCTCTTTTGAGGTGA